ATAGCCAAACTTAATATGCAACTAAAGTCTTCTAAGTTACAGGACGCAGGGGCTGTGTAAAAGAAACATATATTGACATTAGATAATGGGAAACACTAGACATTTGTGCAGCATATGTGGATGATTGCATACCAACAATATACAAGTCCTAGTACCAACTAAATGTCTATTCAAAGTCATTTCAAAGAATGCCTGCATTTACTGTCATGGCAGTGCCTTAAGTTATTAAGTTCTTTTGCGATAATTGCTCTACAAAGTATCATGCACGACTGCAGGGGTAAATAATCCACTTTGATTGGTCGGTGTGAACTCATACTACCATCCAAAGTCCACCCTCCCAGAGACAAGCAACACATACTACAAAAGCTTCTGTTTGAGCTCAAGAAATTAGCAATTATTCATCCTCCAGAATCTGAGGTGCATAGTTACGAGTGACCACAACTACTTGCTCAGAAGTCAGAACATGACGTCCGTAACTGCAGAAATGGGGAACTCCCTACTGCTCGCGGGATGAATGGGCAATAGCAGTACCCCATAATTAGGTTTAGGGGTTAAGCAGCCCAACAAGTCAGGGTGGGCAGGGATGAGCCGGCGAAGCAGCGGCACGGGTGCAACGGCAGTTGCGTCGAGTATGAAGCACGCCGggcaggggcggaggaggtGACCGGCCGCCAGAGAATGAGAGGACGTGTAAGCAGCCAATTGAGGACACTATACTAATGCAGCAACGATACTGCGACCAGATTTCGACGCTGTGGCCCGAGGCGAACAAGGAGGGAGCAGGGGTTGGAACCTGCACGTTGAAGCTCTCCTCCACCTTGGTGTAGGGCGCCATGACGGCGTAGAACGCGGCAATCGATCCGAACATGAGGTCCCACCCCCATCCTGCGAACCAGCCGCCGCTGCTGGCAGGGGCGGGCTTGGGTCGGGGCATGGGCGGGAGCGGGAGCGTAAGCGGAAGCGGAGTTTCGACTGAGAAACGGCGAGCGGGGGATCCGGCGCTCCGGCAGAGACAGGGAAGACCGGGAGagcgagccggcggcggcgtcgcgtgTGCGGCGGAGTTGGTGGCAGGCCGTGTTGGGCTACATTTGTTGGGCACGGCCCAACATAAGAAACGGCCCGGCACGTGCAGTGTTGCTTTAAATTCAACTTATTACTTAAGGCCCAAGGGGGTATTATCCTATATTCCTATCCTGAACTCGACCGTCTTCGGCCTCCTTTTCTTTAGACCAGCTTTGTGTTGGCCAAGGCAATTTGTAGGGAGGTTCTTATAGGTTTCATTTCAATTAAATAGGTGATATGCCAAAGTACTTATGGGAAGAGAGTTTCATCATAACGAAATTAGTGCACAACCAGAGAGAATGCTTCGAGTACTGGTCAAATGGCGTGGTTAGTACCGGCTGACGCAGCCGGTACCGGCTACAGCGTCAGGTACTAAACGCGTCactagaaaaaataaaaaaaatactttaaaaagaaagaaaaaatgaaaaaaaaatggTCACCCCTAGGAGGCCCGCACACGCGCATCGTCGCAAGTCACAAGTCACGTGAATTTTTCACATGTAAATACGCGTGCGTGGGATACGAACCCACCACCTCCACCCTCGCGCATAACTTCCTTATTATCCCACCTACTAAATGTCACCCTTTTAATACCGGGTGGTGTCATTGACGGTACTAAATGGCCGCGTCATTTTAGTACCAGGTCAAAACAGTACCCGGTACTAAAATGTGACATTTAATACCGGGCGGTGTTTTAGCCCGATACTAAAAATGATTCCAAAGACTTTCAAATTTAGAGCCAGTACTAAAGGTCCGTTTGGCATGGCTCAAGCTGAACTCCACCAACTCCAACCAATTTTCTAGCCAAACATCCCAGCTCCAAAACTACATGAAGTGCCCCCAACTCTGGAGCTGTAGTGCATATATGCTTGGAGTTTTGGAGCACCTATTTTGCAACTCCAGAACCCTCAGATATGGACCTAGACGTGAAGTTTTGGGTTAATTACCCACCACCGCCATCGATTATACCACGAAAACGCagtttctttttttcccttccCACCTCCGTCTCCCACCCACCTCCCTCGCACCTTATCCAAGCCGTTGCCGCCTCACCCTCCCGTGCCTCCCCATCCTTCTCATCAGAGCGCGGCGCGAATGGCCGTCCGGCTTCCTCGCCCCTCCACCGTcttgtgccgccgccgctggacgCGCCCCAATCCTGCGCCGCGCGTTCCCGCCCGACGGCTGTGCTCCTACCGCCTCCCACCCCTGTTATGCCGGCGTCACCATCCCACCGCCTCCCGCCCCGCGCCGGTCGCTGGGCCGCTCCTGCAGGTGTTCACGGACAGGTGGCGCTGAGGAGGTCCGCCACCTGCACGAGGCCGGGGCATGCAGCACCTGGGTGGCGTCGAGGAGGTCCACCGATGGCAGCAATATCTGCTGGCGGACGCCACCGGTGGCGTCGTGCGCGTGAGCCTGGTGCCCGTGCACGTGGTCGCCGTGTCATGCCCGGAGACGGCCCGCGAGGTGCTCCACGACCGGAATGAGAGTGCCGCCTCCGCACAGCGTGGGAGGGGAAGAAGATAAggcagaaaaagaaaaataagaaaaaaagtATGGCATGTGGTTCCCGCGAACCAAAAGCAATGATGGCAATACACCTGAAAATCATATTTTTTTGGAGTTAAGAACGATCTCGTAGCCAAACACTACATTCAGACAGCTCGAACTCCACCCAGAGCTAGCTCCACTTGGAGTTATGGAGTGGAGCTGCTCCGGGCAGAGTTGGAGCTATACCAAACAGATCTTAAAATGGCTTCATGCCACCTTTAGTACTGGATGAAGAGTGATCGGGACTAACTTTATGCGTTGAAAGGTCATTTTATTTCTAGCTGTGGTGCTCATCGTTTCGGATACGGTTAAAAGTTTATTGAAACTCCCATTCAGAAAACTTGCAAAGTTTGAGGTAGTGAGGTGGCACGGGCTGGCGTATGCAGTGGTGGGTGAGCATGCCGCCGACGCCAAGCatatgaagaagaagaggaactaAGGAAGCTACACTACTAAAAATTGATTCGTAGCAacgttttattttttatttttttaaagcGGGTCAAAAGATAATCTGTCCCTACAAATGGAGCGGGAGTACTATAACATCCAATCCATCTCTATAAATAGGCATCATTTTCAGATACGGATTATGGCATCATCCGTCCCTAAAAATAGTATTTCTATGAGCGGGTGACGTAACCACCCGTCCCTAGAAATGGTGGCATGAGGGAGTGATTCGTCCTTGGAAACAGCATTCGTAAGCTCTCGCATAAACGGGTACCGCACCCGCCCTTACGAATAGTTTTTTACCCACCCTTAAAAACTGTTTTTTTAGTAGTACTAGATCCTATGTGAGGTAGAGGACCAAGGAACAAGAAACACCGCAGCAATTCGAGCGAGCTAATCAGAAGTGGCCTAACCTACCAAGAAGTAAGCCTCAAGTTCTTGCCCTCCCCGATGCAGTCAGCCGTGTCAAACATACACGTACGAACATGTGAAAGGAGATTTGTCTGAGAGCTCATGTTCGTTTTCCTTACTTGCATTGCAGCAACTGCTGTGGTGCAGTTTCGCAATCATTAGGAAGCTGCACGCATGTCGCATGATCAGCAAGGAGCTGCCCTTCTTTGTACAATTAGCCAGGTGAATACAAATGTTTGTactgacagcagcagcagcaagcaagGTGGCCTGGCCTGGTCTGGCCTCGCTTTCTGTGCCTTACATGCATGTATGGCAGCCATGTCTAAGGCTTTAAGCAGGCACGCGTACCGTTCCAACAGCATCAGAGATGTCTGACGCAATCATGCATGTAACCAAAGTCACCCGGCCCGTAGATTAGGGTCGTCGATGGGCCTGGCAGCTACTGCTGATTGCTTTCTACAAATGTGCATCCAAAAAGCATCAACATCTTGGCGTGCGTCGTCCGATCCATATATATCACAGCTAGCATTGCTGCATATGCTAATAGCATCATCATCAGATGTGCAAGCGCGCGCGTCGTCGATCTCTAGAGCGAGGTGAAGGCGCAGCTGCCGATGTGGTCGCCGGCGCCGTCGGCGTCGTCGCTGCAGGGGGAGTGGGTGTGGCGGCCCTCGTAGGTGGTGATCACCATGCGGCAGTCCTCCGACAGCCGCTCCACTCGCTTCTTCACGCGGCAGTTGCTGTGGGTGCACCGGTAGTAGCTCCTGCCGCACGCATGCAGAAAATGACATGAAGGGCAGATCAGCGAACTGAAACCATAAATTATGGATCTTTATTGATTTTTTTTTAGTAAAAGTAGCGCTTGGGCATATGCATTGTCAAACTGCATCGACCAACTTTATGTGTTCAAGAAGTGCTCCATTACATTGTTCATCAGATAATTTTTTTTAAGATATCACTGTGACAATAATACTCTGTAGTACCACCAAAAATATATATGTTGGCTAACATATTTCACTATGTCCGGAGCATAATGTAAAACAAACAATAAGTGGTCAGTTTTTGAGACCCGCATATGTTTCGGTCCCAATTATGCATGCATGGCAAAGATTAAGTTTATTTCTTTCGGCATGACAAATTATCAAAACTGCATCAAATTTACGTGGCAGAGAGCCCCTATATATATGCGTATACTGAACTATGTGAAGTTGCACTGAATCTGATTGGCCAGTTTTATATGTGCGTTGATTTTAGAGAGTATTCTGGCATATATATTATTCAAAGGctttatttttttgaaaaaacaaATCAAAAGCATTCCAAACACAGACAAAACATGAACAGGCGCGGCCGGCATAAATTCAGTCTCTATACCCCATGCCCTCTCGCTAAAGAAGACACTTGCGAATGAGATATGTAGCTTGAACGAAATTTCAAAGATACTATGGGCCAACAATCAAAGGGACAGGTCGGTTTGCCTTTCCTACGGCGCATTGAGTGTCTGAAGAAACATCCTTCTGTGAAAATGTGTGCACAATTTGGCATTTTTGTCCCAGCGCATCCATACGCACTGCTTCATGTGCATGGGTCCTATTGTTGCAGATCATGAATGATGATAGGTTTTACTAGGGCATGCCGTGGATGATGCATGATCAGAACTTAGACCTAGCAGCAGAGGAAAAGGATGTTTACGGATTCTTGAAACTGACATTTTAGAGACTCCAGCAATATGCATCTGTCCTTTCACTTTGTAGTATTGCATTGCCTgactctttttttcttttggaaaTAGGTTTTTTTAGGGCTCTTTTAGAAATAGGTTGTGTGCTGTTACTCTCATCACAGCAACAATTTTTCTGATGTATCCTTATTATATGTCATGTTTATTAGGTGAAATGAATGAAAAAGACTTATCTAACATCAGCGTAGCATAGATGAGTTTTGGGCATCTATGATCTATCACTGATGATGCATCAAGCATGCCCAATGGCACATATAGAAACGATTCAATCTTGGGATAAAAGAATTATCAAAAAGAAAAATCTTGGCATAAAGTTTGCAACTGTGCATGTGTCTGGAATATTCATGTTAATATGTTGCATGTGTCATCTATAACACTTTTTTTCATGCGAGCGCACATTTATAAAAATACATATCATGAAGCACACCTAAAAATGCATCAGATTGGATGTTCCTCTTCAGGCAGTATTCTTTATGATGTCATAATTTTGTTAGCTGCTGTCTCTCGCACTAAGAAGCTAGTGGACACTATCGTTCAACAAAGCAAGGCAGCGAAAATACACATAATTGCTGTCATTAATCTGCGATCTATGATTTCCTCTCTATTTGAGGTTACTGACTTTTATTGGTCTCTAAAATGCGAAACCTGACACTATTTCCAAACAGAATATTATAAAAGTTATTTATATATATGGCCAAGCTAGAAAATTTGTAAATATGTTGCGGTCAAAATgtcaaatttagaaaattgatTGAGACGTTCTAAACTATCAAATGGATCTCAAGCCAAGTCTTTGGTTTATTTTATTCCAACTTTCACTGCCATTCAAAAAACGTCAAAATATCCCTGCTTTAGAGAGAGAACTCAGCTAGAAGACAGTAGTCCACCGACCAATGCTCGATGCTGACTCCACTGCCTTTGACATGCTACCAATTAGCTTACCCGTACCCGTAGTATCACCTATGATTCAAGGTTTGGCAAGTTTGCATATAATTTCTGACATCCAAAACAAGATCATGCATCAGGCGGAAGAGCACCTGCGCACACAACTGAAGTGGGTTATTGTTTGTGGGGAAGACGAGACAATTAGGGATTTTTGCAGGAATTTGTGGAAAACGTCTCAATTTTTCCATAGCGGCGGCGGGTAAACATTCACACTCCAAATGTAAACAGAGCATTAGGTTTAGCATTCATTTTTTGCCATTGCGTTTTACTGTGTACTCCTATAAACTAACGAATTATAGAGTAGTACCTTGGATGGAGGCTGTTCTTGACAACCTTCTGGCCGTACTTCCGCCACTTGTACCCGTCGTCCAGCACATCCACGTCGCTCCTGGTCTGGAAGCAGAACCTCGGCTccctcatcttcctcctcacCTTCATCCGCCCTTTCTCCCCGGCCTCCGCTGCCGAGCCCTTCCACCTGTTCATCACCACGTCAGGAGATGCCGATGTGATCCCAATCAGTTCAACAAGAAATCCCCGACCCCACGCCAAGAAACCCTAAGAATCGGTGAACCACGCCACGGTACTACTCCCCCATGTGATCAAGAATCAAGCGGCGAGTTGCGATGCGGCCCTACGTACCATGAACTCGAGCCGTGGAACGTGGCGGTGGTGGTACTAGGGATCTCGCCGGCGGCTTTCGCCGCTAAGGTGCCCGCCTGCGAAAACCAATTTTACAAAGGATCAAGGCACAATCCGGATCATGCCATTTAATCAACCAGGCGCGCGCGCGTTGCGTTGCGTCATTTACCTCGCCGGCGTCCAGCACGGCGAAACCGGTGGGCttctcgccggcgccggcgctagAGTTGCAGAACGGGATCCCGGGAAGAAGCAACGGGTACAGGCCGCCGTGGTGGTCCGAAGAGAGCATCACGCCATAGGTCCCGCCCTGCTCCTGGAACAACGGCATCTGCAGAAGCTTGTGCTGGTTCGGCAGCGGagcaagaggaggaggaagggcgCCTAGGCTGAAGAGGCTAGGAAGGCAGGTCTCAAACTGGCTGCTCCCCTCCATGCACGCATATAACACAAGATCGATCTATCGACCATGCAGGTGAGGGTGTCGTGGTGATGATCAATGGATCGAATGATCAATGGATCAAAGTGGTCTTGGGGCCATGAGTGAGTGAGATGCCGAGGAAGATTTCTGTCCTTTAGGTTTAAAAAAGGAGTGGTGGACAAGCTTGGTAGCCCAGCTGCGAGGTCTGGACAAGACATCCCCTTTAAAGAGCCTTTTGCTCAAATGGTGGTGTGATGGCAGTACCTGTTCCTGTAGCGGTGTTGTACGCGCTAGGCTAGCTAGTACAATAGTGCTAAGTGCTTGCATTCAGATTCATCATCCAGCACTCGCTTTTTAGGTTATGGCTTATTGGCTTCTCTACTCTCGATGTCACGTACAAACTAACGTTGTCCCGGACTTTATGTATGGTTTCTTGCATCTAGAGTTGTTGTGCTAGAATATTTGGTGGGGGGAAATGGGTTCTTATAACCCCCTCTTTTTTGTTCCGATCACATTTCTTAACCGCTGAATTCAAATAAAACCATCGCCAATCATCCCCAAATATCCATTTTTGAATAGCTATACATCTACTGATCTCTCGACCTAATTCTTCTAATCGTAAATATAAGTATATGTAGGTTTATCCTAATTCAAACTACTTTAACTGTGATCATCAGTATCTAAAAGTTTATATAAGTAGAAAACACAAAATGACAATACTAATTCATTTTATTTGGAAAAATACTAATTCATTATGAAAATACTTTCATAATAGTATATGAAATTTGATATAATATATTTTAAAAATTTTATACTTATCTTTGTGATAGGAGAAAGATAGAGAAAGTGATCATGCCAAGCCGCCACTTTTGCCCACACTGGATGTCCACCTCCCTTACCTCTCCTTCAGGCGGCGATAGAGAGCAATGAAAAAGGCATAGGCTACTACGTGCTCTATTCATTTTAATTAAATGGATGTAATTTGACTGCACAAAGTCGATCTCTGGCCCTCAATTTTAGCTGAAAAATCATATTCACTAGCAAGTGCTTTTAAATATGAACCCAGCTATATAAATTTTATGCAAATAATGTAAACATCGCTCATTGGACTAAATGTAGTTACAACGTGAATTTTGAAGTTAAACCACGCCTTGTAGGAAGAATGGATGTAGTATGTAGTAGCTAATCCAACGACGACCAAACTATTGCAAGAACACCACGCATAGCGTGGTGGTAAAAAAAAGGGCATTAGTACTGTTTTTCAAAAGAACTTTTCCCCTGCCTTTGAGCAAAAGATTTCATGAGGAGCATGGCTTTTTTTACGGCAATTGAGGAGCATATGTTACTGGAGCGGTCGATCAGGGGTACAAGAATGCAGTGATTGTACCTTTTGTTTCCTGCAATTGCTCAATAATTGTGGGGCACCACTCCACCAAAAAAGCAAGGGCACACTCGATATGCAAGCCTGTAACCTGGATCACATCTGCAGCCAGTACTCCACTCTCGAAACTCCTCCATCTACCTGTAGTAGCTCCTACCTGCAGATGTGTACATGTGTGCATGCAAATGCATGCTCATTATTGTTACTATGCAACAAGAAGCATGGATACATATGCACGCAGCATCTACGACGACGTGGCCGGATGGTTTGTAGACGCAGTACTACCATGGTACAGCTGACACAGCGGTCCAGTTACTATTTGTAATGGAATCTTTTTGCTATTCAGGAGAGAAAAAACAGCATGGCCACACAGGCagtcatcttttttttttcttgaagaAAAACACAGGCAGTCATCTTCGATGCTGCACAGGAGAGGAAACGGGGCCGTGCAGCTAGCGTTCGTGCCAATCATATGTCTGCAGTGGCAAGTGGCCCTGGTCATGCGCATGATACTCCGATTGAAAACTTAGGGTTCTTCTCATGGGGCGAAGTGGTGGGCCTAGCACGCCATTAGCATCAGGAGCAGCCATGACCAACCAAATGCAAAGATCGCAGGCTCGCGGCAGCGCGCGCACACGCAGCTTGCAGTTGCAGCGGCGGCAAAGTGACCCGGTGTTTCCAGATTAGGATCTTAGCCGCTGAGGCAGATGCAGAGGGAGAGGGATCGAATTTTGTTATCATTGCAGCTGCTGTAAAAGCCTCTTCTTCAGGGCCATCAGCCATGCCTCCCTCCCCATTTGGGCCACTTGCCTCCTGCCTGCCTGTCTGTCGTCTGCCTTGCCTCGTCCCGATCTCTTTCTCCCCAACCAAGCAAATCCAATGAAAGTTTCTTTCAGGATCGCATATTCTcattgtgatcagtgtaaagaACAGGGCTACTGGAGATCCTCAGATCCAAGTGCAGTGATGCGCGGATAGTCGTGAACCATTCAGACAGGAAAGCATGCATGTGAGGACTGAGGAAGTGAGGGGTACTACGGGTACTAGACGCTGTAGTTGTACAGCACTGCAGCTAGATCCGTTGCCATCTGTTATTGCATGGTAGCACTCTGTACTCAGTACGTTACGTACGTGTTCCTAGGAAGGAGTACGTGCCGGGAGTCTACTGCTACAGAAGCGGCCTAGAGACCTCTACTGGTTTGAACAGCAGAACGAGTAGTAGCAAAGCAGCAGGGGGACAGGCAAAGGCAGGTAGCTATCCTAGCAGGGAGCTAGCGGACAGCAGTGTCGTTGCGTGCAACGAGCAGTTCTTCTCTCTGTTCCTCAGCCTCACTTTTCATCCGGGCCTAGCTAGTCGATCGTTGCGTTCAGAGTCATGGTCATCTTGCCATCCTGAGTTCCTCCCTGACAGCAAAACGGCCATCATTTGTTCAGATAGACACGGCACCGGTGCCGTCTGCCCCGGAGGGGGGCACCAAAGAACTTGCCTTCGATTTAACTTAAACCAAAAGTTTCATGGGCAAATTAGCTTCGACCGAGTACTACTACCAATCTAGAGAAGGACGTTTCCTCTAATTTCTCTCCTGTTCTGCTCGATCGGTCTCGCCTGATGCACACGATGACCTCTGACCGGAATCATGAACCATTCGAATACCTCCAAATCGCCTTTCCAGGTTCCACCACTCGCCTATTCACACTCGACCGGCCTAGAGGTCAGACTATCATGACG
The sequence above is drawn from the Panicum hallii strain FIL2 chromosome 7, PHallii_v3.1, whole genome shotgun sequence genome and encodes:
- the LOC112900392 gene encoding probable WRKY transcription factor 12 — translated: MEGSSQFETCLPSLFSLGALPPPLAPLPNQHKLLQMPLFQEQGGTYGVMLSSDHHGGLYPLLLPGIPFCNSSAGAGEKPTGFAVLDAGEAGTLAAKAAGEIPSTTTATFHGSSSWWKGSAAEAGEKGRMKVRRKMREPRFCFQTRSDVDVLDDGYKWRKYGQKVVKNSLHPRSYYRCTHSNCRVKKRVERLSEDCRMVITTYEGRHTHSPCSDDADGAGDHIGSCAFTSL